The genomic DNA TATCATATCAGGAGTCATAGCATTAAGAGTATCAGGACTGGCAGTAGTTGCCGTAATTTTTGGCGTACCGTTTCTAAGCTCATAAGCACCCATTAGATATTCGTTTCTCCATGTACCGTTTTCTGATTGGTAACCCAGCTGCTCGAGTATATCTGCCTGAAGATTTTTAGCGGCTGTGTTATTTGGTTCCGCAAATACTACCTTATTCATTACTTCAGCAGCCCATCTGTAATCACCTTTATTATATGCTTCTCTGGCTTTTTTCATTACAGCTGCTGATCCTCCCATATACTCCACATATTTTTTAGCTGATTCTTCCGGCGGCAGCGGATTCAAATTCGCTGGATTACTGTCGTACCATCCCAGATATCTTTGGTATATAGCTTTTATGTCATGACTCACACTTCCGTAATATCCTCGTAATGCCCAATCCTGATCCAGATTCTGAGGTAATTTAAGATTTTCTGCTATTTCATTCATTGTATATCCCTTATTTATCAGTCTTAAAGTCTGGTCATTCAGATATTTATATGCATCTCTCTGATTAGACAAGTAAGATACTATTTCTTTATTACCCCATTTAGGCCAATGATGCTGTGCTATTACTACATCAGTTTTGTCTCCGTAACGGGCAACTGCTTCATCAAGAACTTTCCACCAATTTTCAGCGTCTCTTACCTGTGCTCCTCTCAAAGTATAGAGATTATGTAATGTATGTGTCGCATCTTCCGCTGTGTTCAGAAGCTTGAACTGCGGAAAATACATAAGCATTTCAGCCGGAGCTTCTGTATTCGGAGCCATCAAAAATTCTATCTGTACTCCGTCAATTGTTCTTTTTTCCCCGGTAGTTTTTATTATATCAGTAGGCGGTATAAGCGTAACATTCCCCCCTGATGAAACAGTTTTTCCAAGTCCGGTATCCACATGCCCTTTAGGGTTTCTTGGTAGCATAGAGCCATATTGGTAAAAAGAACGTCTGCTCATGGCATTTCCTGCATAAACATTTTCCTTAACGGCTTCTTCCAGAAAACCACTCGGAGCCAGTACTTTTACTTTACCGCTTTTTACATCTTTTTCATCAACTATTCCCTTTACACCGCCATAGTGGTCAACATGGCTGTGACTGTATATTACCGCTGATATAGGCTTTTGCGGTCTATTTTTATAATAAAGGTCTAAGCCGGCTTTTGCTGTTTCTGCTGAAATCATAGGATCAATAATGATAAGTCCTTTAGTTCCCTCTATTATTGTCATATTTGAGATATCAAATCCTCTGATCTGATAAACTTTATCAGTTACCTGAAACAGTCCATTCAGCGAATTTATCTGTGCTACTCTCCATAAACTGGGATTTACAGTAACAGGAACTCCTGTTCCCATTTGATATTCATAGCTTTTCATATCCCACACTACTTCACCTTTATCATTTTTTATTATTAATTCCGGAGTAGTTGCTATAAATCCTTTTTTTGCATCCGTAAAATCCTGAGTATCACTAAAAGGCAGATCTTTTAACACCTGTGCATTTTTTTCCTTTGTGAATGATGAGGCATCTTTAGGTTCTTCTGCTGCATATAAACTAATTGACAGCACTAAAGACATAACTATCAGTTTCATAATACTTTTCTTACTTTTCATCGTTACCTCCTAAAATCTGTTTTATTATATAATTTCTTATTAAAAACAGGAACTTATGCATTTTCAATATAAATATTATCTTATAATGAAAAATCAAATGCATAT from Sebaldella termitidis ATCC 33386 includes the following:
- a CDS encoding alkyl/aryl-sulfatase, translating into MKSKKSIMKLIVMSLVLSISLYAAEEPKDASSFTKEKNAQVLKDLPFSDTQDFTDAKKGFIATTPELIIKNDKGEVVWDMKSYEYQMGTGVPVTVNPSLWRVAQINSLNGLFQVTDKVYQIRGFDISNMTIIEGTKGLIIIDPMISAETAKAGLDLYYKNRPQKPISAVIYSHSHVDHYGGVKGIVDEKDVKSGKVKVLAPSGFLEEAVKENVYAGNAMSRRSFYQYGSMLPRNPKGHVDTGLGKTVSSGGNVTLIPPTDIIKTTGEKRTIDGVQIEFLMAPNTEAPAEMLMYFPQFKLLNTAEDATHTLHNLYTLRGAQVRDAENWWKVLDEAVARYGDKTDVVIAQHHWPKWGNKEIVSYLSNQRDAYKYLNDQTLRLINKGYTMNEIAENLKLPQNLDQDWALRGYYGSVSHDIKAIYQRYLGWYDSNPANLNPLPPEESAKKYVEYMGGSAAVMKKAREAYNKGDYRWAAEVMNKVVFAEPNNTAAKNLQADILEQLGYQSENGTWRNEYLMGAYELRNGTPKITATTASPDTLNAMTPDMILDYFGIHIIGDKANGKKMVINWEEPNLKEKYVITLENSVLVYRKVNSFGNADLSMTIPKESLLGIAGNATTLDKEVQAGRAKVTGDTSKFNELLETFDSFTPDFNIVTP